The following are encoded together in the Thermosinus carboxydivorans Nor1 genome:
- a CDS encoding CxxC-x17-CxxC domain-containing protein, translating into MWYYFCFFSSRAGFLRRKGFQNEPARCPECRSARKQATGRGPAARPQRELFAAVCSACGVTTQVPFKPTAGKPVYCRACFQTNKNY; encoded by the coding sequence ATGTGGTACTACTTTTGCTTTTTCAGCAGCAGAGCAGGCTTTTTACGCCGAAAAGGCTTTCAGAATGAACCTGCTCGCTGCCCGGAGTGCCGTAGTGCCCGCAAACAGGCGACCGGTCGTGGCCCTGCCGCTCGTCCGCAGCGTGAACTGTTTGCGGCCGTGTGCAGTGCTTGCGGTGTAACCACTCAGGTTCCCTTTAAGCCTACGGCCGGCAAACCGGTATATTGCCGTGCGTGCTTCCAAACCAATAAAAACTACTAA
- the ligD gene encoding non-homologous end-joining DNA ligase: MQIIPPMLAKPATLPADEKDYGFEIKWDGIRAVIYLASDNLRILSRNLKDVTRQYPELMPLTQALAGHSVILDGEIVAFDINGRPSFARLQNRMGLASDRTIARKTTEIPATYIIFDLLYIDGQSTLSLPYIERRRLLEELDLNGPNWQTPAYKTGQGRELLLASRRLGLEGIVAKKLDSIYLPGKRPGTWLKIKNVRRQEFVIGGWLPGQGTRTGMIGALLLGYYDRTPKEAAKAGQPQRLLFAGAVGTGFTHTTLKKLQHLLKPLEQAEPPFAESPPLKGAVFVKPALVGEVEFTEWTPGGTLRHPSFKGLRNDKDPRDILCETKG; encoded by the coding sequence ATGCAAATTATCCCGCCGATGCTGGCCAAACCCGCCACTCTTCCCGCTGATGAAAAAGACTATGGTTTTGAAATTAAGTGGGACGGTATCCGCGCCGTGATTTATCTCGCTAGCGATAACTTGCGGATACTTAGCCGCAATTTAAAAGACGTTACGCGCCAATATCCTGAGCTGATGCCGCTGACCCAAGCCTTAGCAGGACACTCCGTTATTTTGGATGGAGAAATTGTGGCGTTTGACATAAATGGACGCCCTTCTTTCGCTCGCTTACAAAACCGCATGGGCCTGGCTTCAGACCGGACTATCGCCCGCAAAACTACTGAAATCCCGGCAACCTATATTATCTTTGACCTGCTATATATTGACGGCCAATCAACACTCTCCCTTCCCTACATCGAGCGGCGCCGGCTGCTGGAAGAACTGGACCTTAACGGTCCTAACTGGCAGACGCCGGCCTACAAAACAGGACAAGGCCGGGAGCTGCTACTTGCTAGCAGGCGCCTTGGTCTGGAAGGTATCGTCGCCAAAAAACTGGACAGTATTTATTTGCCCGGCAAGCGGCCCGGCACCTGGCTGAAGATCAAAAATGTACGCCGCCAGGAATTCGTCATCGGTGGCTGGCTGCCCGGCCAAGGGACGCGAACCGGAATGATCGGTGCTCTGCTCCTGGGCTATTATGACCGGACACCGAAAGAAGCGGCAAAAGCCGGCCAACCACAGCGGCTGCTGTTTGCCGGCGCGGTAGGAACAGGCTTTACCCATACGACACTAAAAAAGCTCCAGCATCTTTTAAAGCCGCTCGAGCAGGCCGAACCGCCGTTTGCTGAGTCACCGCCGCTCAAAGGGGCGGTTTTCGTAAAACCCGCATTAGTAGGCGAAGTTGAATTTACCGAATGGACACCGGGCGGCACGCTTCGCCACCCATCCTTTAAAGGCCTTCGGAATGATAAAGATCCTCGCGACATTCTCTGCGAAACCAAGGGCTAA